The Molothrus ater isolate BHLD 08-10-18 breed brown headed cowbird chromosome 6, BPBGC_Mater_1.1, whole genome shotgun sequence genome segment CCCTCACTTGCAGACCCTGCCAGTGCCGATGCCAGCTCCCAAGTCCCAGGCAGTGTGGcaggctgcctctgctgagGAGGGATGAAGGTCCTTGAGGGATCTTGGCATGACTGAGATGGGAGAGTACCCGGCATCTCGCCATCTCTAGTATCACTGGGGTAGTTTGGATCCCTCCTCTGCTGACAGTTACATCATGTGCAGTCCCAGATAAGGCCAAAAAAGTGCATGCATGTGTACAGAGAGGAGTGGAGAGCAATGCAACCCTTCTGGCATCTGCCTTTGCCTGGCAGGCATGAATTGCCTGGCCTTGGGCctgcctttctgcagcactTAGGAGCAGTGTCTAGCATGGTGGTCTCTATGCTTTTTGCAGAGCTCAGATAACTCACCAAGGCCCATAAGTGATGCTCAACTCATTAAACCCTCTGCTACTATGTGCAGTCTCTGTCCATGAGGGGCTAAaacccctgccctgtgctgtggggtgagcagcactgcatcCCTGACTGTCTGAGCTGCATCCCCACCCTAAGGCTCATGGGGACCTGGGGGGCAAAAAGAGTGAGGGGGCCAGCATGGGGGCCAGCCGCTGCCTTATTCAGCACCAGCACAACAGGCTGGGGATCACCATCCTGCAGTGAGAGAGATgactccaggcagagctgggctgcctgagccagagagctgcagcccagagaggtTTCCAGCTCCAGCACGGCTCCCACTCTGCCCAGCAAGGAGCTGGTGGGAGCCTCAGAGAAGGCAACAGGGAGAGGTTTGTAGGCAATGTCTCTGTGTGAGGTCCCTCCTTCTAAGAAGATTTTCTTAGGACTTTTCTCTAGAGGAGAAAAGTAATGCCTCCCTGGCAGACCAAGACTATTCCCAcctccttcctctccatctctcccCTTTTATGTTGTAGGGATTTCCTAcctgctctcctcccctggCACTCTGACCCCCACATTTTCCATTCCGCCTGTCCatgccctgggctctcctgcccatcttctgccacagctcctcttcctcactctATCCCTTAGCTCAGACATCACCTCCAAATCCTCTGGCAGGTCTTGTGGCCTAATGGGGTctcatattttcagttttcctttttcattagCACCCCAAAGATTCCCATCTGCTATCTGCCCCCAGGAGTAGGGCTCTCACATATGCATCCATCCAGCAGGGTTCTTGCTCCTGCCTGATTTTTTGCCCTTGGCTCAGCTCTTTTATCTCATCCATTGCTTAGCTGGCTCATTTGTCCTCTCAAAgccctgtggagctgctccatgGGGAAAGGGGGTCTTGTTTCCATTGCCAAGTCTTTAGAATTTCAGATGAGCACCTTACTGTTTGCTCCCTGTGTTGCCTCAGCTCTGGGATGAGTTACAAACATGTtcccctgccagagcagcactgcatcTCTGGCTGCCCGAGCTACATCCCCCCTGCAGTTCATgggaccctggggacacagagggtgAGTGAAAGGTGCTGCAGGTCTCTGCATGAGGGCCAGCCCCTGCCTTattcagccccagcccaggcacctgggggggggggcagaTCCCTGGCCTGGGGGGCAGATTCCCCATGTGGGTGGTAGGGACCTGGCATGGGCAcctgtggctgtgtggggcCATGGCAGGGTGAGGGGGCTTCCCTACAGCTGGCTTCCCAAAAAGAGCCAAGTCCTTCGCCCTTGTCCCCAGGCAAGgcctgtccctggggcagggggagctgcttTGCGAAGCAAACAGCTCTTAGGTTTTGCAGCACTTGCCCCTCTGGCTCTCAGTCACTCCTCCACCATTCTCTCTCCCACAGGCATCTGGTCCCCACCACTGACCTCTCCCTGGGAAGAGCCCAGCTAATCCAGGCAGTCACTTGTTGCTGCAATCCTCTCTCTCCCCgctccttcctctctgctggctggtCCCAGAGCCCTTCTCAGCAGTGGGACCTGTAGCTGCAGCAGGGttatttctgctgtgctgccttgaAACAGCTGGGTTCTGTTAAAGCTTCAGCCAGGCATATAAAAGAACATGAGCATCTCTCTGAGGCAGAGAGCATTAATGCAGCGGATGGGAGGGGAGAAGTgtggctccagcccaggctcagctggaAGCCCAGCACCTTCCTAGCTCAGCcgccagcagggagctgcagccctggggcgGCCAAGGCAGAGGGCACCGTGTCCCCCTGGTCCCGCTGTGCCATGCCGCCGTGGTGAGCCTTCTCCCGCCGGGATGTTCCCACCGGAGCCAGTGCAGGAGccgtgggagctgctgcagagccgccggtgcctgggagctgcaggctgggcacagcagggtaaGGCTGGACTTCGGCTTGTGTGGCATTTGCCACGCACGCTTGCTAGTGGTGTTCCACTAATAGGTCATTTATTTGGCCCGATAATTGGGTGACAGGAGGTTAATTAATTGTCAGAGCGACCAGTGTGCTGGTAGGTTATTTATAGGAGTGACCtttcaattactttttaaaaaacactttctCACTGGCTCGCTTCTTGTCTGGTGATGCTGTGGATAAATGGCATGTGGTCCCTTACAACCTGCCAAGGGCACATTAGGGATACAGGCAAGTACAGGCACGTTTGGGCAGGgggtgcagctgtggctgctgtgggatgctggtgagcctgctgggctgggctccacCTGCAGGGGCAGCTCGACATCCGCGGCTCCGGCCGGCGAGTGCTCCCCACAGCCGGGTGCGAGCCAGCCTGGGTGCGGCACCTCGGCTTTGCTCCGACAGCCAGCATTAACCACAGTGAAAGCAGGGAGGCCCCTGGCTTGCCTGGGGAGGGTGGTGGGCTTACCCAACCTCAACACTCCCTTCTGGCCCTGGACACAGCAAATTTTACAAACCTGATGCGCAAACACACGTCAGgcacgggggggggggggttcccTGGCTCCCTCACCTCCCCCTGCaagctggctgctcctgtgctaCTGAGCTTACTGCTTCTCCAGCGGCTCCAGGAAAAGCTGTCACAGGTTCTTGACTTGTGGGGTGGAGGAAATTGCTTTGCCTCATGAGGACCAGTTGAAtagcagaggaagaaagaagaataaattattcaatGGAAAAATCAAATGCTCAGAACCCCATATGTTACTGACAAGAAACAATTCCTGTTCCACAATGGCTCAGATCTCCTCTGGAGCAGGATAAGGACTTCAGGGATCCATTGACCAGAGGGGTGAAAGTGCAGCCACCAGCTGGAGCTTGAAGGGCTTGCCATTTTAATGCAACAGATCCTGCTGGCCCCTCatctcctttctgtttttctggttgTTTATTGCCTTCATCATTCCAACACAGAGGCACGGAAGCAGACCAACACCAACCCTCCCCTGCCAGACACGGGGCCGGCCCTCCGTCTTCTCTCATATGTTGTATTTCTAAGGTGCCTGTTCCCAGCATCTAGGAATTGTTTTCACACTCTGAGGGGTGTGAATCTGTCAACCAGAACAACCCTTCACTAGTTGTAAAGTAGTGCCATGATTCAGGAACTAATTAACAGCTATTAGATAAGGCAATTAGCACCACAAACTGCCATCCTACTCCAAGTATACCTTCCCTTTGTGAGCGTGAGCCATAAATGTCTAGCGTCTTCTGTtccctgttttttctctctcctctcctccttgtGGTGGTGGCTGCACAAactgcccagccccacatcaCATCAGCAGTCTGACCTGACAGGATTAATCCCATTAAGACTTTTACCCTCTCTGCACTTTTAGGAAGGCCAAGACAGGCAGGGGGCTGGCAGTAGGGCTGCCTTGACTCTTTCCAAATGTCACACCAAAAGTGATGTGCCCAGGCCCAGCCTTGGCACCCAGACAGAGCAGGAAGTGATGTGTACCTTCTCCTGGAATGTGCCTGTGGTGCAGGGGGACACCTTTCCTCCCTCCCGGAGACAGGCAGCTCCCAGACCCCCACAGGATCCGTTCAGCCAGGAGCTGACAGCCACAGCCCCTCcgtcctgtccctgggctcgAGGTCGCTTGCAGTTGTGCTGTTGCTCCAGACCCTTGCAGGGTTAAAGCCCATttcctctgggagcagctcacGCTCACAGGTGTCCACTAAAGCACGGATTTCTGTgattcctctccctccccccagGCTGGTGTGCGAGCGTGGGGCTTGCTTTATGATGGGGTTccttgcagagctctgctcGCTCCCAGAGGCAGAATGTCACTTCAACCTCCTGTGGACCAGGCACGGCTTTGCCCTGCCTTGCACCTGCTCCCTGGGTAtccccagccctgaggatgATGCTGGGATGGGGGCAGTGTCACAACAGGAAAGGAGATGGCTGGTGATGCCAtgtggggcaggggctgtggagcagagggCGGCTGTGCAGTACAGAGAGAAGATGTGGGGAAcactggggcaggagggctgcTTGCTCCAGGAGCTCATCCATCACACGGGTGTGTGTAAATGCCGACCTCTCCCATTGCCTTTGCCGTCCCGTGCAGAGGGCAGCCAGCTCCTTCCacatcaggagcagcaggggcgGGAGGGAACTAAACCCTCCATCCCACGTGAGCCGAGTGCTCAGCAGGTGCTCAGTCACGAATGCAGCCGACGGAACaccagcctccagctgctgcagattcTGGGTCACGGGTGGCCACCAGCAGTCCATGAGGGCTTTCTGCTCTCCTACCTGGCAAGAGGCTGTGAGGCAGTTTGTAGGAGCCGACAGGCTGGGAAGGCTGGCTGGTAAGGCACATGAGGTGCAGCAAGGAAACAGCAGGAGTCTTCTGCTGTGGTCTCAGGTGTCACCCTGTGACAGAGCACtggctttgctcttgctctggGGTTGAATCCTCACACAAGAGTGGTCACACCCATGATTGCCGGCAGCAGGGGAGACCCTGCTGCGCCCACTGCCCGCAGTAGTTGGACTCCACCCAAATTACAATTTTCTCTGCTTGGATCTGTGGCTGTGTGGGAAGGGAAAGGTATTTCCCTTGATGACACAATTGGTgatcactgcagcagccacagaaacTCTTGGACGGGAGGATGCTATCAGTAAAGAGTTGGAGTCTCCCAACGGCTTCGATGGAGAGGACAAAACCAGCTGTAAATCACTGCCAAAAGTCTGAGGGAATTTGCAAAGCCAGCTGGTGTCACAGGTAAGGGTGTCAGCCCTAGGAGCCCTTCTGAAGTGTCCTCTCAGCTTTGTCAAGGCCTCCCTCAAACAGGggattgctttattttttgctattaGGTGAAGGCTTATCGAGTTTAAGTGCTCAGTGTTCAAGCCCACCCCCCGCGGcggcagctgcctctgcctcctcaCACCAGTTTGCAGCATGACCTCTGGGTGGCATCCAAAGGCTCGCCTGAGGGGCTGCCGCAGCCTTTTCTCCCGTCTTGGGACACGTACAGAACAGTTCGGGCTTGAGATGGACTTTTCTTACTCTGGGTAACTGAGAACACAAGCCTCTGTCAGGGCTGATAATTAATTAGACACGCTTAGAAGAGGATGCCAGTTCAGGaacaaaagtgagaaaactgaAACCCACATTTTAGCAGAGACGATGGAAAGGTTTCTTTTCAAGACTTTCAAATTCTTCTTGGAAGAGCTGGGGTAGATGTCTGCATGATTGCTAGCTTGTCTGATCAGTTTGATTAGCTGTTACAAGAATGACAGTTAAATCTCCCCATCTCACCAAagtgaagaaattaaaactcATTTCTATTGTACTGAAACCAACCCCCAAACTGCCATGATTATATATTTCTAAGCCATTTTATACACTTATCACCTCTTCTCACATCCCTGGCTGGGTGCCCAGGAAGGATGGCAGCAGAAAcctctttccctctcccttgATGCATCCCTTGTGCTTGGAGCTGGGTGCAAAGCTCCaagcctgggcagtgctgccaggctTCCTCACCCCATCTGTATCTGGCATGTAGCATCTACCAAAGGGcattgctttcttttaaaagccttttgtCTTCACAGACATGCTTAGAAGATAATGGTAGAGAGGTATTTCTCTGTCCCTCACCCACTTACTTTCCTTGCACCTGTAAGAGGAGCTCCATCACTATCGCAGCTGTATCCTTGCTAATGCAGAAGCTGCCTAAATGGCTACATCAGATCCTGGCTTTAGCATCCTAGCAGCCACATTTCCATTTAATTACACCTGAATCTCTTTAGAAAGTGCTTATATTAAAAACTTGGCTATTTGCTGATGGCAGACATCTCCTACCCTCACCACAAATGAAAGACAAggacatttcttttcaaatactTAAAACAGACAAACTGATTCTAAAGCCTGCCAGGCCCTATTCAGAAGAGGTGCGTGTTAAAGGCACATTTATACATTCAGCAAAATCAGCTTCAGGAGTCCTGGGCATTTGGCGCCATCTCCCAAGCCACAGACACGCTGTGCTGAGCACTCCCACTGCGGGGACACTCACTGGCTCCTGCTGGtttcctggcagcagtgcccatggggctgagcccctgccccaggcaccaggagcagctgctggaggggctgccctCGATGGTCTGGCAGGGTTGGAATGCCCCCAGAAGCCAGGGTGAGGCTGGTGAAGGCCTAGCATGTTTTGGAGGTCTGGATGGTGTGGGAGAGGAAGGTTCAATGGAAAGCTCTTCTGTCCTGCCCAACTCCCTCAgtgcctttgctttttctttgctttccaggAAATTCCCTTTCATCTCAATACAGCACTTCTTgtctattgattttttttaaggtccattccacTCTTACCTTGGGTGATTAACTACAGGCATCTTGGTTTGCATGAAGGCAGTAATTCCATCCATAATTCTCATCACTTTTCATAAATAATTCCGTGTATCATGCTGAGGTGTCTGACTCCGCACTGTACATCTGgcctgggtggctgcagctgcactgtgatgTGGGACTGAGGGAAGGGGTCATCACTTCCCAGCATCAGTGACTGATGACACTTGTGCAGCTCCCTCCctttcctgagcctgctgcgCTGTGCGCTGCGCCACACCAAAGCCCCCACCTTCAGCCTTTCTTGGCTTTTCAGCATCTGTATCTCAGCAGTGTCACCCTTTGGTCAGGGTCACCTCTGTTGGACAGGCTGGTGCCCTCAGTAAGATGTTGTGGGATGCACACAAGCTGTGGTGTAActtgctgttttccttctcccagaTTTCATCTTCCAGAAGGAGCTATTTGCTGTGAGAGACACAGGTGAGCTGAGCAGACCATGGCACAGGTTTTGCGGGTTAGGGCCCTCTTGGGGAGTGCTTTGGGGAGGTCAGTGGAACATGCCTGGGGTATACCATAACCCTGCTCttgtccctggggcagggcactGGCTCCATGCTGTGCTGTTCTGGCAGTGAGTGCTGTATGTGCATCCCCCCTGGCTCTGCAGTCCTCTTTCCCCAGCCCTTTGGCTCCCCTTTGTGCCTCTCTGGGCCACACGAGGTTGGGACTGTCCTAGctccattcctgcttttctccctgcaACTCATTTGCCTCCTCTACTGATAAATAGGGACACAAAAAATGCCTCCAATGGACTCCTGGAGTGGCAGAGAGAAGTTCAGGAATGCCAGCAGATTTTTGAGCACTAGTCAACAGCTGTGCTGGCCTGGGAAACTGAGGAAAtgctgccaggacaggctggCAGGTCTGATATTCTCCCTTTCTGTCCTCGCTCTCCTTGCAGATCCCATGCACAacctctctgctcagccctggcaggcaAAGATGGCCAACCTGACCTATGACAACTTCACCCTGGGCAACCACTCCGAGGTGGCTGTGCAGCCTCCCACCAACTACAAGACAGTGGAGCTGGTTTTCATTGCCACTGTCACTGGCTCACTCAGCCTTGTCACCGTGGTGGGGAACATCCTGGTGATGCTCTCCATCAAGGTGAACCGTCAGCTCCAGACTGTCAACAACTATTTCCTCTTCAGCCTGGCCTGCGCAGACCTCATCATTGGGGTCTTCTCCATGAACCTCTACACGGTCTACATCATCAAAGGCTACTGGCCACTGGGGGCCGTGGTGTGCGACCTGTGGCTGGCTCTGGACTATGTGGTGAGCAATGCCTCTGTCATGAACCTGCTCATCATCAGCTTTGACCGGTACTTCTGTGTCACCAAGCCCCTGACGTACCCGGCCAGGAGGACCACCAAGATGGCAGGGCTAATGATCGCGGCCGCGTGGATATTGTCCTTCATTCTCTGGGCCCCTGCCATCTTGTTCTGGCAGTTCATTGTGGGCAAGAGGACAGTCCCTGAGAGGGAATGTTACATCCAGTTCCTCTCCAACCCAGCGGTGACATTTGGCACAGCCATTGCTGCTTTTTACCTGCCCGTGGTCATCATGACGGTGCTGTACATCCATATCTCCCTGGCCAGCAGAAGCAGGGTAAGGAGGCATAAGCCTGAGagcaggaaagagaggaaaaccaAGTCCCTCAGATTCCTCAAGGGCCCCATGGTGAAACAGAACAACAATAATTCTCCCAAGAGGGCTGTGGAGGtgaaggaggaggtgaggaaTGGGAAAGTGGATGACCAGCCATCTGCACAGACAGAGGCCACTGGCCatcaggaggagaaggagacaTCCAATGAGTCCAGCACCGTCAGCATGACCCAGACCACAAAAGACAAGCCCACAGCAGAAGTCTTgccagcagggcaaggacaGAGTCCAGCCAACCCCCGCGTGAACCCAACTTCCAAGTGGTCCAAGATTAAGATTGTCACAAAGCAGACTGGGTCTGAATGTGTCACCGCCATTGAGATCGTCCCAGCTAAGTCAGGTGCCTCTAACCACAACTCCCTGGCCAACAGTCGCCCAGTCAATGTTGCCAGGAAGTTTGCCAGCATCGCCAGGAGCCAAGTACGGAAGAAGCGCCAGATGGCTGCCCGGGAGAAGAAAGTCACCCGCACCATATTTGCCATCCTGCTGGCCTTCATACTCACGTGGACACCCTACAATGTGATGGTCCTCATTAACACCTTCTGTGAGACCTGCGTGCCCGAAACAGTGTGGTCCATCGGCTACTGGCTCTGCTATGTCAACAGCACCATCAACCCAGCCTGCTATGCCCTCTGCAATGCCACTTTCAAGAAAACCTTCAAGCACCTTCTCATGTGCCAGTACAGGAACATTGGCACAGCCAGATAAACTGGTACTCAGGGACCACTTCAGTATCCTTATGGAAACCCTTCCCTTTGCCTCCTTTGCCAGCGGGGGTTCTTCTGCTCACCACTCACAACAGTGCAGACTGTGCAGTGATTGCAGAGGATGCCCTTCATCCAACGCTGACAAAAATCCAAGGCATTTCTGAGCTACAGGTCCTTCCAGTCACTCTGGGCCTGGGGACTAGCTCAGGGAGCCAGCGGGAAAGCCAGAGGCAAGAGGAAATGTGGTCACCAggagcccttcccagctccatgctCTTCAGATTGGCCAAATGGCATCAGTGTTTCTCCTAAGACTGGATGTACCTTTTTCCCCAGCTGACCATCTCCATGGCATCAGATCTTGTCTGCATGCAGATGGGCTAATGCTGGATGCTTTCCATTGGCTTATAAAGCGTTTATTACccaagaaatgaaaagaaaccagGGTCAAACATTGCTAGACATCTTGGACCAGGCTGACTCAGGCAGGCTAATGGGGAGTCCTGCTGGCCCAGGCAGGCCCCCTGTGAAGGCAGTCAAGATTGGACCCTAACAGATGTGGCAGGATGCTTTCTTTCCCTTGAGAGTGCCATCGGACATCCTCACCCAGGGTCCTGGGGCAGAATTTTTCCCTGGGCTCGGTCTCTGCTCTCCCCTTCACATCCTTTCTGCCCTCAGACAGCAATTTGCTGGAAAGACAGAGAGATAAACCAAGCATTTCACTCCTGGGTAAGGAGTGTGAAACCCAGTTGCCTCCAACAATGATGGAAACtaaaactggaaagaaaagcccTGGTGTGGTGCAGGACTTTGttccacagccctgggggaatGGGGACCCTGAGTAGTGGGCAGCAGTGACTGTGAAAATAACTGTCCTTGGGAGAGACAGGGGGGACCTGGGGGTCTCAGAAGGGTGGGATGAGGGTCTGCAATGTGGCCAAGGGGCCCCGTGTCTCATCTGGGCCACGAGCAGGTCCCCGCTCTCCCTGCAGTGGGTGTGGGAGGCCTAATGCATGGCtctggaggcaggagaggatGACGGTAGcctccagccccctcctgcCCCGAGTGCAGGGGGTTACTCCAGGGAGGCCGAAGGAGCCGGTTGCTGAGCTTTGTACATGGATGTAACGCTGTCATGGGCGTtgtggcagagccctgagcatgCGGGCTTCAGCCAGCgtctccagcctcctcccagccacCCCTGTGTGCAGCCCAGAgcgccctggggctgctccccagcttCTCCCAAAGCCGGGTGCAAGCCTTCTCCTTGCAGCCAGGTGCAGGCAAGGGATGGAATGGGGCCACTCTAGCACTGGTGAGCTCTGTGTCCATATGTCCTTCCTGTCCTCGTGCCAGGGTGCAACCTGCAGaaaggctgccccagcccagatGGGAGCCCCTCCATCACTGCCTTTAGGGGTACCCAAAATGCCTGGTGGGTTTCTGGGTATTTTTAAATGGTTACAACTGCAGCCCAACACACCCCAAGACAAATAAAGACCTTGGACCAGGAAACTATTGTCCGTGGTGTGAGGAATGAATGAGTCATCACCCAGgtggctccttccctgcttcccagtGTCACCCACTCTTGACATTTCCTGCAGCCCATCCCTTCTGCCAAGAGTAAGGGGGGGCAACCAGAAGCGTTGTTGCAAAGAGGCTGTGAGGGGTCTGGTGCTTTGTCCAGGACCATGTGCATGTGGCACCCAGGCCAGCTGCATGGTAACTTCACTGCTGGTGCCAGTGGGGTCAGCAAAACTGGGGTTTGCTGGggcttccagcacagcagcattttgtGGGGACAACAGGGGAATTctgatacttttttaaaaaagatttttatttattttttattggaaaagaaaaagaaaaattccaaaaGGAGAGCTCCCACCCAGCACTGGTGTTGGCATGGCaaaggcagaggggctgcagccccagcgtGGACACATGGTTACAAGTGACAGTTGCTTCTCAGGGTGATGGTTGTGTTTTCCTCAACTGCTGCAGGTAAGTCATGCCCCAGCCAAAGGGATGCTGGAATAAACCCCCTGAGGTGAGAGCAGTCCTTGAGTGAGAAGATTCAGTGATGGAGTTAGGCATTCAacacccagcccttccctctggcactggTACCTGGTGGAGGAGCAAGGAGGCTCCTGGGCTTGCAAAAGTATGTGCTAAAGGCAACTCATTTGTGCTAGAGGGTGGAAAAATGTGTGttccatcccagctctctgagcaCATCCCAGTGAACCCCAACACCAGCCCAGAGGAGGTGAGCAGGATGCACAGGTAGTGCCCATGGGGCAGCAAGGAAGGAGGCGGCCTATCCTGCAGGGTGGGTGGGTTTGCTCTCTACAACACTAATGATTAAAACAAGGCATCTCAGTGAAAGAGGAGGTCATGGGAAGGAgtaaggagaggaggaggaagactGTAGTGTGCGCCAGCTACAGCTGGACATCCAGTCCTGTAGGCACTGTGTTGAGGGGCCGATGAGGACGCTGGTTTCCTGCTCTAGTCCTTCCCCTTGCCCTTCTTTGCTGCATTCAAGAAGCACAGGAGACAAGAGTTAGTGCATCTGCTGGCAGCTCACGGTCCTCCAGACACTGCTGTGGTAGAAATGTAGCCAGCATGGCTGGCTGAGCACGGCGCAGTGGCTGCgtccctgcaggcagcttcCTGCCATGCCAAACCACCTTTTGTATCAGTCCTAGTGAGGAAAGCAAGGAATTCCCATCCCACCAAAGATGGCAGTGGTTTGTGGGGGAACCAGGGTTTTTCCTAGTAGCAcctcccaccctgccagcagctggacttCACAGTGCAAAGGAAAGAGAATCCAGCAAAGCCAACCCCAATAGGCCAAGGTATCTCTGAAAAACCCCTGGCCAGGGTTGCCACAGGACCCTTCTGGGGACACGAGTGGTGGGAACTGACCTTTGGACTTGGACTTGATCTTGGAGGAGCAGGGCTTGGTCACATAGACAGTCTCCTCACACTGGGCATTGTACAGGGCTTTCTTCAGGATTCCGGAGCGAGTCTTCAAGCCTGTCTGAgcactgcagcctccccagctctcAAATTTGTACTTGCAGTCAGCTGGATGAGAGGGGAGAGGCATCAGAACTAGCCAGGACCTGGTGGGACATTAGCCCTGGTCACCCAGCACAGGGTGGTCCCCACCTCCATGTACTCACCTCCAAATTTCTTCTTCCAGTTGCAGGGGATCTTGCACTTGAGCTTCTTACTCTCACCTTTGCAAGTTCCCTCGCGGTAGCCCAGGCCACAGTCCTTACTGTTGGGAACACAGGGTCCCCAGCTCCAGTCCTCACACTTAGAGCCATccttctttgtcttttctgtgcGGAAAAGTGGAGTGGGtgctctctgcagggacaggggagcgTGCCCCACTCTGCCCCActgcccccctgccccaggctgccccGCACCTTTCTTGTTCTTGCCAGCCTCGGCGGTGGCAGCCACCAGGATCAGCaccaggaggaggaagagactCTGAACCTGCATCCTGCCTGTTGAGGAAGGAGAGAGTTGGGTGGGTTGGAGGCTGGGGTGCAATGTGGTGTCAAGGCGGGCATGGtgggctgtgggcagcctgtGTAAGACAGGAGTAGCACACACTCACCTACATGCGTGAGTGTGTGCTACTGCTTGGTGTCACCCAGTAGACTATGTTCACTAATTGCAACAGGAAGGTTGATTGTGTACCTCAACAACTGCCTCccaccagggagctgcagagctgagagattgttcccacccctgcagccaccccagtgCCCTGTATGTGGTCGAAATGCTCTCCATGGGAACCCCACAGCCCACACAGCATCTGGGGAAGGACCTACAGTTGCCAGCCCTTACCCTCATTTTTCTCTATGGATCCTTTATCCATGacccagcaggctgctgccccaTACCAAAGAGCCTT includes the following:
- the CHRM4 gene encoding muscarinic acetylcholine receptor M4, with the translated sequence MAAENRSAPGGGAPWAGLPDFIFQKELFAVRDTDPMHNLSAQPWQAKMANLTYDNFTLGNHSEVAVQPPTNYKTVELVFIATVTGSLSLVTVVGNILVMLSIKVNRQLQTVNNYFLFSLACADLIIGVFSMNLYTVYIIKGYWPLGAVVCDLWLALDYVVSNASVMNLLIISFDRYFCVTKPLTYPARRTTKMAGLMIAAAWILSFILWAPAILFWQFIVGKRTVPERECYIQFLSNPAVTFGTAIAAFYLPVVIMTVLYIHISLASRSRVRRHKPESRKERKTKSLRFLKGPMVKQNNNNSPKRAVEVKEEVRNGKVDDQPSAQTEATGHQEEKETSNESSTVSMTQTTKDKPTAEVLPAGQGQSPANPRVNPTSKWSKIKIVTKQTGSECVTAIEIVPAKSGASNHNSLANSRPVNVARKFASIARSQVRKKRQMAAREKKVTRTIFAILLAFILTWTPYNVMVLINTFCETCVPETVWSIGYWLCYVNSTINPACYALCNATFKKTFKHLLMCQYRNIGTAR
- the MDK gene encoding midkine isoform X2 — protein: MQVQSLFLLLVLILVAATAEAGKNKKEKTKKDGSKCEDWSWGPCVPNSKDCGLGYREGTCKGESKKLKCKIPCNWKKKFGADCKYKFESWGGCSAQTGLKTRSGILKKALYNAQCEETVYVTKPCSSKIKSKSKAKKGKGKD
- the MDK gene encoding midkine isoform X1; the protein is MQVQSLFLLLVLILVAATAEAGKNKKGAGQPGAGGQWGRVGHAPLSLQRAPTPLFRTEKTKKDGSKCEDWSWGPCVPNSKDCGLGYREGTCKGESKKLKCKIPCNWKKKFGADCKYKFESWGGCSAQTGLKTRSGILKKALYNAQCEETVYVTKPCSSKIKSKSKAKKGKGKD